A section of the Babesia microti strain RI chromosome I, complete genome genome encodes:
- a CDS encoding Prp8 binding protein (overlaps_old_locusTagID:BBM_I00470): protein MSGATDLKAPVMLLTGHTGELFALSFSPNGKHLASSGLDREIFLFNVFGDCENIAVLKGHKNAVIEVHWSHDNDFIFSCSADETLGLWDVEYRKRIKKFVGHCGIVNGCYGCGERCIVSASDDGCVKLWDIRTKKQINSLQHDFQILSVCADSLGEFIYCGSLDNIIRVYDSRTFKQIMQLQGHKDCITSVHLNNNGTKLASNSMDQTIIIWDVQPFCQNNTRIESTLTGPTHDFEHNLIKTRWGKGSLLASGSADSNVYVFDTLESKMLYKLGGHSGSVNDVALHPHQPILASCSSDKTIYLGELI, encoded by the exons ATGAGTGGTGCCACCGATCTCAAGGCTCCCGTTATGCTCTTAACTGGGCACACTGGAGAGCTCTTTGCGTTAAGCTTTTCTCCAAATGGAAAACATTTGGCTTCCTCTGGTTTAGACAGAGAAATTT TTTTATTCAATGTATTTGGGGACTGTGAAAATATCGCAGTGTTAAAGGGACATAAAAATGCAGTAATCGAGGTACATTGGTCTCATGATAACGATTTTATCTTTTCATGTTCGGCAGATGAAACTTTGGGGTTATGGGATGTAGAATATCGCAAGCgtattaaaaaatttg TTGGACATTGTGGAATTGTGAATGGGTGCTATGGATGTGGAGAAAGATGCATAGTTTCCGCCAGCGATGATGGCTGTGTTAAACTTTGGGACATACGTACCAAGAAACAAATCAATTCACTTCAACAcgattttcaaattttatctgtTTGCGCTGATTCCCTAGGAGAATTTATCTATTGCGGTTCGCTTGACAATATTATAAGG GTTTATGACTCTAGAActtttaaacaaattatgcaattacAAGGACACAAAGATTGCATCACCTCGGTTCACCTAAACAATAATGG CACCAAATTAGCATCTAATAGCATGGATCAGACCATAATTATTTGGGATGTACAGCCCTTTTGTCAAAATAACACCAGGATCGAAAGTACACTAACGGGACCCACGCACGATTTTGAGCATAATTTAATCAAAACTAGATGGGGAAAGGGATCATTACTAGCTTCTGGATCTGCAGATAGCAATGTATATGTTTTTGACACCTTAGAATCTAAGATGCTATACAAGCTTGGCGGACATTCTGGTTCTGTTAACGATGTAGCATTGCACCCACACCAACCAATTCTAGCATCGTGCAGCTCGGATAAGACTATTTACTTGGGTGAACTCATTTGA
- a CDS encoding 26S proteasome regulatory subunit T4 (overlaps_old_locusTagID:BBM_I00475), which produces MTDTAASSPERDCIIHYIKLVKEHRELEENLKKLRADMKKVNQKFDKTEDDLKALQSVGQIIGQVLRKISNDKFIVKASSGPRYVVGSKANIDTSTLVCGTRVALDMTTLTIMRSLPREVDPTIFNMLNEVDMVDGKERIVEYNEIGGLEKQIREMREVIELPLRSPYLFNRVGIKPPKGILLYGPPGTGKTLLARAMASNINCNFLKVVASAIVDKYIGESARIIREMFGYAKDHQPCIIFMDEIDAIGGRRFSHGTSADREIQRTLMELLNHLDGFDELGQVKIIMATNRPDVLDPALVRPGRLDRKIEIPLPNEAARVEILKIHSSKLNKQGNIDYDAICRLCDGFNGADMRNICTEAGMLAIRGMRDYVIKEDFFKAARKIAEVKKLEGNINYEKL; this is translated from the exons ATGACAGACACTGCAGCATCATCACCTGAACGCGATTGCATAATACATTACATAAAACTTGTAAAAGAGCATCGCGAATTGGAagaaaatttaaaaaagC TCCGTGCTGACATGAAAAAGGTAAACcagaaatttgataaaactGAAGATGATTTGAAAGCACTTCAAAGTGTAGGACAGATAATTGGACAGGTTTTACGGAAAATTAGCAATgataaat TCATCGTAAAAGCCTCCAGTGGCCCTAGATATGTTGTCGGTAGCAAGGCCAATATCGACACATCAACTCTTGTATGTGGGACCAGGGTAGCTCTTGATATGACAACACTTACAATTATGAGATCTCTCCCTAGGGAAGTGGATCCTACCATCTTCAACATGTTAAACGAAGTTGATATGGTTGATGGAAAGGAAAGGATTGTTGAGTATAATGAAATAG GAGGGCTTGAAAAACAGATTAGGGAAATGAGAGAAGTTATTGAGTTACCCTTAAGGAGCCCATACTTATTTAATCGCGTTGGAATTAAACCACCAAAGGGAATTCTTTTATATGGGCCCCCGGGGACGGGTAAAACTTTACTTGCAAG GGCAATGGCTAGCAATATAAATTGCAACTTTTTAAAGGTTGTGGCAAGCGCAATAGTGGATAAATATATCGGCGAAAGTGCAAGAATTATCAGGGAAATGTTTG GCTATGCTAAGGATCATCAACCTTGCATAATATTTATGGACGAAATAGATGCAATTGGGGGACGCCGCTTCTCCCATGGTACTTCTGCTGATCGTGAAATACAACGTACTCTTATGGAATTATTGAATCATTTGGATGGGTTTGATGAATTGGGCCaagttaaaattattatggCAACTAACAGACCTGATGTCTTGGACCCTGCATTGGTTAGGCCAGGACGATTGGATAGGAAGATTGAAATACCCTTGCCAAATGAGGCAGCTAGAGTTGAGATATTGAAAATCCATAGCAGTAAATTAAACAAACAAGGAAATATAG ATTATGATGCTATTTGCAGACTTTGTGACGGGTTTAATGGAGCTGATATGAGGAATATTTGTACTGAAGCGGGAATGCTTGCGATACGTGGAATGAGGGATTATGTTATTAAAGAAGATTTTTTTAAGGCTGCAAGAAAAATTGCCGAAGTTAAGAAACTGGAGGGCAACATAAactatgaaaaattataa